The genomic segment AAAATTAAAACAAAAATATATATTCTTGCAAACTTCTCATTTTATGCAGAGATTAGAACTATCTATTGACATAAGAAATTGTTTGAGGATTATATGCTAAAATACCTTCCGGAGTTAATTCGAGATAATGTAATCGACCATGAAACCGCCGATAGAATTACAAGTTATTATTTACAGAAACGATCAGAAGCTCCTTCTAAATTTCTAATAATTTTTGGAATACTGGGAGCTTTACTCATTGGAATGGGAGTGATTCTTATTCTAGCACACAATTGGGATGATTTTCCTAAATGGTTAAGAACGTTTATTGCATTTTTACCATTAGTTTTATCGCAAACAGCTTCATTATATACTCTGTATGGTAAAAGTGATGTTAGACTATGGAGAGAAGTATCAGCTACTTTTCTATTTCTATCAGTTGGAATAACAATCGCTTTGATAAGTCAAATTTATCATATCTCAGGTGAACTTGATAAATTCTTATTGACTTGGATGATTATTGCTGCTCCAATTATTTATCTATTAAAATCGTCCTTCGCCACATTACTCTACATTGCTGGAATTACATACTACGCATCTACAGTAAGTTATTGGTTTTATGTTTCAAAAGAACCATACTACTATTGGCTAATGTTACTATTCTCTTTCCCATATTATTATCAAGCTTTGAAAAATAATCAAAGAAATTTCATCAGATTTTACAATTTTTTAACATCCATTTCTCTCCTTGTTGTTTTTGGAACTTTCGCATACAGTCTGCAAAATTTTACAATTTTATTGTACTCCCTTACATTCGGACTAATGATGTTGTCAGACTATATTCCTTTATTTAAAAATTATCGAAGTGAAGATAAGACTTTATACTCATTAGGCTATCTCGGTAATTTTATTATGCTCTTTATCTTAAGCTTTGACTGGTATTGGCATGAGCTCTATACCCATACTTTTAAATTTAATTTACTAACATTCCACCATCCTATAATTCTTTTCTTTATGTTATTTTTAACAATTTATCTAGTTTATAGAAAGTGGAAAGACAGTTCTGATTTTCAACTAATAGATCTTAGTTCTCTAATCATCTTTATTTTAGTTCTTATTGGAATAATTAAACCTTCATTTTCACAAGTACTTATGAATCTTTTCATTCTTATAATTTCCCTTTATGGCATTATAGTCGGTGTTAAAAGCATGTCCATAGCGACACTTAACAGAGGTCTCGGTATTTTTACTATTCTAGTTCTATGTAGATTTTTCGACAGGGATATACCTTTTGTAGTCAGAGGAGTTGTTTTTGTTGTAATCGGTTTAGGTTTCTTTTATGCAAATCACAGAATTATGAGGAAGATTAAAAATGAGAAATAGAAAGTTATTATTAATAGTACTGATTATTGTGCAACTTGCCGTCCCTGTTTATATGATAGCAAAATACGAACACATTCTAAATGAAGGGAAGAGTTATTTTTTTAAAATTGCACCAGTAGATCCATACGACCCTTTTAGAGGTAAATATCTTACTATTCGTGTTTTGGAGGAAAGTATCACCGTAGATAATAGTAAGGATTATCATTCAGGAGAACTAGTTTATCTTGAATTGGACACATCTGAAAAATTTGCAAAAATTAAAAATGTTTATAAATTTGAACCTGAAGGATCAAAAGATTATATCAAAGCAAGTGTAAGATATGTTTCTATTAGTAAACTTTATTTTAAGTTTACATTTGACAGATACTTTATGGAGGAATCAAAAGCTCCAAAAGCAGAAAAAATCTATTTTGATGCATTGAGAGATACTTTAAAAAACAGTTACATTGAAGTTAATTCTAAAGATGGAGATGCTATAATTAAGGAGCTATACATCAGTGAAAAGCCGATAAAAGAGTATTTTAAATAAAGTTAAGCCACGTTTTTATTTAAAATCACGTGGCTTTTTGAAATTATACTTGAGCTTCCTCAGGAATAAGAACAGATGGGGTTGTAAAGTTTTTTTCGTACCAATTCTCTAATTTATCGAATGGACGAAGGTATGATGTTGAGTAATTTATTACAAAATTGAAAACAGCAAAAACAGTTATCAATGCACCTATCATTAGAGCAGCAAAGGCAATTGCGGCGATCCAAATTAGCCCCATTTCTCCCTCTGTTTGATAATCTCTTTCCCATGGACCATGACCTTTTTTAACATAATACTTAGTACTTTGTCCAAGAAATAATGCTCCAAAAACTCTACTAATATTACCTCCATATCCGCCAAATAGTTTCATTCTTTTCTCTATTCCGTAGATTGGAGCTTTGCTAGCTAGGTAATAAAAGATGATTCCTACTATTTGAACCCAGAAGATAGAGTTTAGTAATATCTTTACTCCTGAACCGTTGTAGAACATAAATACAAGAAACCCTACGGCAAAAATTATTACCCATTTAGAACCAGCAAAATGTCTTTCAGTTCTATTTTCATAAACATCAGTAAACTCTTGAACTCTTTTAATAATTTCTTCATCAGTTGGTTGAAGTTTTAAATTGATAAAGTCTAGACCTTTTTTGACAAACCTAGCTTGCTTACCGTTTGTAATTGTAATTTTCTGTTCTCCTTCTTCTGATTCAAATGGAGTCAACATATTTTCAATTCTTTCAAGAATTTCTATAGACTTAAGATTTCTGTCTGCTACATTTTCTGAAATTGGCTCAGGTTTTGGATCATGATCTGAACCATCATCGATATCTTCTTTAAGCCAGGTGTAAACTGTAATTGGAAACATCAAGAAAAGACCAATTAGGAAAGTCCAGCCAATAAAAACCTCTATCCAATCAATACCCTTCTCTTTTGGAACATTAGCTGATTCGGCAAATAACAGACTAAAAGCTATAAGCACTAAAAATGCAAACCATTTTTTCATAAAACCTCCTTTTTAATATTTAGTTGTTGTACTTTTTTCTTCTGTTCTTTTAACATCCCACTTATAACCACAACGAGCACATGACCTATGATCGAGAAAATGATCTGTTTTTGTGACTGTTTTCTGAGAACGCCTTTCAATTGTGTGGACTTTGGTATTTCCCTGTATTGAAGTTCCTTTGTCTATATCATATGTTCCCCATGAAGTATTTGTTACTCTTCCCTTGAACGATGTTCCTTCATCAATTCCAGAGTGCATTGTACGGCAAGCCGGACACCTATTGTAATCGATTGAGCTATTGTTGACATAACTCCAAAAAAAGAATACTCCAAAAACAAATAAACCAACCCAGAACCAACTATCAGTTGCCATAACTGTCATAAGGTAGAAAATGTAATAGAAGCCCAGCATTATGAAAAAATTAAAAAACTTGACCCAGCCATTGCTAAAGAAACTATTGTAGGTAAAAAAACACATCACAGGAGAAGCTATTATTCTTGGGATTGAAAGGAAAAAGAAAGCCACGATTAAAAAAAAGATTATACCTATGATTATATAGACAAATTCCGGAACCCAATCGAAATCAAATAAATTTTTAAGCCATACAAGTTTCAAATTCGGATGTTGATAATAATTGTACACCATAATTCTTCCAGGCTCGAAAGATAGAACTATATCAAACAAAGGAAAAGTTGAATAACTTTTTTCTTTTGAAATTTCAGTAAATCTCATACTATCTATAGAAGCTTTTTCATTCACAAACAGTTTCAAACCCGTAAGTCTTTTTCCGTCTTCAAAAATTGTAAGATGTCTAAAATATCCAGTCAAAATTCCATCATCATATAAAAAAGATGTTGCATGTCCATACTTGCTTTCAAATTCATTAAAAGTTTGTGTGTTAATGAATTTGTCAAGGTTCTTTTTAGTGGTGAAGAATTTAAAGCCTGAATTTATCTTCGGAAGATTTTCAACTATCTTATGATTCAGATTGCTCCTTACAACCCATTTCGTTGTACCATCTGGAAGTCTGACTAAAGAATTAACAGACGTTAATGTTCTTTCTTTAAAACTATGAGTTTCAAGTATTTCAAGTTCAACCCCTTCGTCGACAAGCTCACCTTTTACAGCTTCCCTGTCATCACTTAAGTATGTACTCTTTCTAGAAGTAGCATATTTATAACCATTAAGATATTTGGCACTAATAAATCCAACCTCATTATCTGGTGTCAAAACTTTTATCTGATCTGATCCTACCAAACCTAGGGGAACAAGTTCGGTTCCTTTTGTAATTAGATTGCCATAGTTAAGATCATTTGAAATTGAATCTACAAAAAATTGTTTATTGCCGATATAACAATCAACGTTTGTAACAAACCACTCCTTATTGTACTCAAAATCTGGTATCGAATAATCTTGAATATGTAACCAATACCAACATCCTCCAATTATAATTGAAGCAAAAAGAAGCGATACAAAAAAGAAAGATTTATTATCGGGATAACCTAGCTCCTTTTCATCTAAAACGGACAACAACTCATTTTTTCTTTCGAAAACCCAAGGATCAATATCTTGACTAGAAGTGGGAATTTTTGCAAGTTCTTTTCTTGAGCTTTTAATTTCATCGATTGAGGATGGGTTTCTATACTCCTCTCCATCTTCATAAGATTTTGAAGACCAAGAATTAAAAACATTGTCAAGAATTTGTAATGCTTTTTTATTAACTTCATTGTCATATTTGAAATCATCTTTATGCCAATTTAGAATATCTTCATATTCATCAATCCTATCTAGAGTGTCTTCATCATCAATTTTCTTTTTTTTCAGTTCCTTAATCTCTTTCAGAGAGATATCAAATATTTGCTGATTAGATGGACAATTATAACTGTCTCCAGAACTATCTTTTTCTAATCTTGTCCAAGATTCGTAAATATCATCGAGCTTAATATTTATCTTCCCTAATTCAGTCTTGCTGTATTCGTTGTAATTTTTTTCCCATTCTTTTATAATTGATGCTAACTCATTATATCTTTTTAGGATATCATCATCTTCTATCTGATTTACATCGATAAGTGATAGAATATTTTTAGATCGCTCTAGCTCGCTTTTTGATGAGATCCCTCTAAGTTCATTTCCATTTTCATCTATCTCAACATCTGACCAGATATTAAAAATTTCATTCAGTAGATCACTGATCTCTTCTCCATAGCTATTTTTTTCACTCATTTGAAAACCTTATATCTATTTAATTATAAGATCGAGTTTAAATCCTCCGATTTTTTTGGATTCTTCCCGCTCAACAATGAAATAATCTTCGTAAGTAATATCATAGTCGTTGATTATAAAGTAATTTATGTTGCCTTTAGGAGCTAAGCTTAAACCACTAAAATAGATACTACCTATACCGGTTGTAATGGAAAAACCACCTACTCCAAGCCCAATAGGAATGGTGGAAGTATTTTTCAAATTGTATTCTGAAATATTATCTTGATTTTTAATTTCAAAATAAAAAGGAATAGGTCTTGATTCAATATCCTTTTTAAAACTACTTAGAACGATCCAATAAGATTGCCCATAACCATTCTCAGAAATAGTACTAATTTTAAAACCCGACTTATCATTTATTGTAACTTCTGGGATAATCTCGAATTTATTAAAACCAAGTTCACCAAGTTTTTTTGGAAGGTAGTGATTTATTTTATCAGATGGAATTTGGTAAGCATTAGTAAAAGTTTGATTTCTCATTAATTCTGTTACTGTTGTGAACAGAAAATATGGTAGAGACTCATAATTATTTTTTCTAATCTCCTTGTCAAAGTCATCTAGGCTTATATTCTCACCTATGTCAGTACAAAATTCTTTCAAGAAAAGTTTAGAATTTTCAACATACTCTTTTTTTAACGAAATTTTATACG from the Candidatus Delongbacteria bacterium genome contains:
- a CDS encoding GDYXXLXY domain-containing protein, with protein sequence MRNRKLLLIVLIIVQLAVPVYMIAKYEHILNEGKSYFFKIAPVDPYDPFRGKYLTIRVLEESITVDNSKDYHSGELVYLELDTSEKFAKIKNVYKFEPEGSKDYIKASVRYVSISKLYFKFTFDRYFMEESKAPKAEKIYFDALRDTLKNSYIEVNSKDGDAIIKELYISEKPIKEYFK
- a CDS encoding DUF2157 domain-containing protein translates to MLKYLPELIRDNVIDHETADRITSYYLQKRSEAPSKFLIIFGILGALLIGMGVILILAHNWDDFPKWLRTFIAFLPLVLSQTASLYTLYGKSDVRLWREVSATFLFLSVGITIALISQIYHISGELDKFLLTWMIIAAPIIYLLKSSFATLLYIAGITYYASTVSYWFYVSKEPYYYWLMLLFSFPYYYQALKNNQRNFIRFYNFLTSISLLVVFGTFAYSLQNFTILLYSLTFGLMMLSDYIPLFKNYRSEDKTLYSLGYLGNFIMLFILSFDWYWHELYTHTFKFNLLTFHHPIILFFMLFLTIYLVYRKWKDSSDFQLIDLSSLIIFILVLIGIIKPSFSQVLMNLFILIISLYGIIVGVKSMSIATLNRGLGIFTILVLCRFFDRDIPFVVRGVVFVVIGLGFFYANHRIMRKIKNEK